A genomic region of Streptomyces rimosus contains the following coding sequences:
- a CDS encoding polyamine ABC transporter substrate-binding protein produces the protein MPELSRRSLLRSTVGTGAAGALALLAAGCGVPAAYVAPADRGAPDRSARDRRLTFANWPLYIDVDERDPRRRPTLEAFEKHTGISVTYTEEINDNDEFFGKISPALMNHQPTGRDLIVISDWMCGRYVRLGWVQEMDRARQPNVARHLDPLLRAPHFDPGRRHSVPWQSGITGIAYNRRKLGREIQHTADLWKDDLRGRVTLLSGMDESFAMLMQGDGVDITRWKEDDFYRMTDRIRRLVAKKHIRRFTGNDYIKDLASGDVLAAQAYSGDVIQLKEDNPDIEFVVPQEGAELWAESLMIPDRAEHKRNAERLIDFYYRPEIAAELAVWVNYVCPVPAARDVLASSKDEERAALAEDPLVFPDDSLRKRLAIARDITSKERPAFAKEWNGIVGL, from the coding sequence ATGCCTGAACTTTCGCGGCGTTCGCTGCTACGGAGCACCGTCGGTACGGGAGCGGCCGGGGCCCTGGCCCTGCTGGCGGCCGGATGCGGGGTGCCCGCCGCGTACGTCGCCCCGGCCGACCGCGGCGCCCCCGACCGCTCGGCCCGGGACCGGCGCCTGACCTTCGCCAACTGGCCGCTCTACATCGACGTGGACGAGCGGGACCCGCGGCGGCGGCCGACGCTGGAGGCGTTCGAGAAGCACACCGGCATCTCCGTGACGTACACCGAAGAGATCAACGACAACGACGAATTCTTCGGCAAGATCAGCCCCGCGCTGATGAACCACCAGCCCACGGGGCGCGACCTGATCGTCATCAGCGACTGGATGTGCGGCCGGTACGTACGCCTCGGCTGGGTGCAGGAGATGGACCGCGCGCGGCAGCCGAACGTCGCGCGCCACCTCGACCCGCTGCTGCGCGCCCCGCACTTCGACCCGGGGCGCAGGCACTCCGTGCCGTGGCAGTCGGGCATCACCGGCATCGCGTACAACCGCAGGAAGCTCGGACGGGAGATCCAGCACACCGCGGACCTGTGGAAGGACGATCTGCGCGGGCGGGTGACGCTGCTGTCCGGGATGGACGAGTCCTTCGCGATGCTCATGCAGGGCGACGGTGTGGACATCACACGCTGGAAAGAGGACGACTTCTATCGGATGACGGACCGCATCCGCCGTCTGGTGGCGAAGAAGCACATCCGGCGCTTCACCGGCAACGACTACATCAAGGACCTCGCCTCGGGCGACGTGCTCGCGGCGCAGGCGTACTCGGGCGATGTCATCCAGCTCAAGGAGGACAACCCGGACATCGAGTTCGTGGTGCCGCAGGAAGGCGCCGAACTGTGGGCGGAGAGCCTGATGATCCCCGACCGCGCCGAGCACAAGCGCAACGCGGAACGGCTGATCGACTTCTACTACCGGCCGGAGATCGCCGCCGAACTGGCCGTCTGGGTCAACTACGTCTGCCCCGTGCCGGCCGCGCGGGACGTCCTCGCCTCCTCCAAGGACGAGGAACGCGCCGCGCTGGCCGAGGACCCGCTCGTCTTCCCGGACGACTCCCTGCGCAAGCGCCTGGCCATAGCCCGTGACATCACCTCCAAGGAACGCCCGGCGTTCGCCAAGGAGTGGAACGGGATCGTCGGGCTGTGA
- a CDS encoding gamma-aminobutyraldehyde dehydrogenase has product MTTELRRLRNYIDGEFRDAADGRTTEVVNPATGEAYATAPLSAAADVDAAMAAAEAAFPAWRDLVPAERQKVLLKIADRFEERAEELIAAESENCGKPIALVRSEEIPPMVDQIRFFAGAARMLEGRAAGEYMDGFTSIIRREPVGVCAQVAPWNYPMMMAVWKFAPALAAGNTVVLKPSDTTPASTVLIAEIIGGVLDELGHSRGVFNVICGDRDTGRLMVEHPTPAMASITGSVRAGMQVAESASKDLKRVHLELGGKAPVVVFEDTDIAKAVEDISVAGYFNAGQDCTAATRVLVHESIHDEFVTALAKAAADTKTGPVDDEDVLYGPLNNANQLAQVKRFIDGLPAHAKIEAGGHQVGEKGYFYAPTVVSGLKQDDEIIQKEVFGPVITVQSFRDEDQAVEWSNGVEYALASSVWTKDHARAMRMSKKLDFGCVWINTHIPLVAEMPHGGFKKSGYGKDLSGYGFEDYTRVKHVMTSLDG; this is encoded by the coding sequence CGGGTGAGGCGTACGCCACCGCTCCGCTGTCCGCCGCCGCGGACGTGGACGCGGCGATGGCCGCCGCCGAGGCCGCGTTCCCCGCCTGGCGCGACCTGGTGCCGGCCGAGCGCCAGAAGGTACTGCTCAAGATCGCCGACCGCTTCGAGGAGCGGGCCGAGGAGCTGATCGCCGCCGAGTCGGAGAACTGCGGCAAGCCGATCGCGCTCGTGCGCTCGGAGGAGATCCCGCCGATGGTGGACCAGATCCGCTTCTTCGCGGGGGCCGCCCGGATGCTGGAGGGCCGCGCGGCGGGCGAGTACATGGACGGCTTCACGTCCATCATCCGCCGCGAGCCGGTCGGCGTCTGCGCGCAGGTCGCGCCGTGGAACTACCCGATGATGATGGCGGTGTGGAAGTTCGCCCCGGCGCTGGCCGCGGGCAACACCGTCGTCCTCAAGCCCTCCGACACCACCCCCGCCTCCACCGTGCTGATCGCCGAGATCATCGGCGGCGTGCTGGACGAGCTGGGCCACAGCCGCGGCGTGTTCAACGTCATCTGCGGCGACCGCGACACCGGCCGCCTGATGGTCGAGCACCCGACCCCGGCGATGGCCTCCATCACCGGCTCCGTACGGGCCGGCATGCAGGTCGCCGAGTCCGCCTCCAAGGACCTCAAGCGGGTCCACCTGGAGCTGGGCGGCAAGGCCCCGGTCGTGGTCTTCGAGGACACCGACATCGCCAAGGCCGTCGAGGACATCTCGGTGGCGGGCTACTTCAACGCCGGCCAGGACTGTACGGCCGCGACCCGCGTGCTCGTCCACGAGTCCATCCACGACGAGTTCGTGACCGCGCTCGCCAAGGCCGCCGCCGACACCAAGACCGGCCCGGTCGACGACGAGGACGTGCTCTACGGGCCGCTGAACAACGCCAACCAGCTGGCGCAGGTCAAGCGCTTCATCGACGGCCTGCCCGCGCACGCCAAGATCGAGGCGGGCGGCCACCAGGTCGGCGAGAAGGGCTACTTCTACGCGCCCACCGTCGTCTCCGGCCTCAAGCAGGACGACGAGATCATCCAGAAGGAGGTCTTCGGGCCGGTCATCACCGTCCAGTCCTTCCGGGACGAGGACCAGGCCGTCGAGTGGTCCAACGGCGTGGAGTACGCGCTGGCGTCCTCGGTGTGGACCAAGGACCACGCGCGCGCCATGCGGATGTCCAAGAAGCTGGACTTCGGGTGCGTGTGGATCAACACCCACATCCCGCTGGTCGCCGAGATGCCGCACGGCGGCTTCAAGAAGTCCGGTTACGGCAAGGACCTGTCGGGCTACGGCTTCGAGGACTACACGCGCGTCAAGCACGTGATGACGTCGCTGGACGGCTGA